One genomic segment of Natrialbaceae archaeon AArc-T1-2 includes these proteins:
- a CDS encoding CDC48 family AAA ATPase, with translation MKLTVKPLKQKDAGRGLAAIDRASMRKLDLENGDYILISGNGDGQAVARVWPGYPEDEGNGVVRIDGRLRQEANVGIDDRVTVEKADVKPASSVTVALPQNLRIKGDIGPLVRDKLSGQAVTEGQTVPFSLSFGPMSRSGQSVPLKIASTSPSGTVVITDSTSIEISETPAEQISEAAGETPEGVPNVTYEDIGGLDDELDQVREMIELPMRHPELFQQLGIEPPKGVLLHGPPGTGKTLMAKAVANEIDAHFQTISGPEIMSKYYGESEEQLREVFEEAEENAPAIVFIDELDSIAAKREEAGGDVERRVVAQLLSLMDGLEERGRVTVIAATNRIDDIDPALRRGGRFDREIEIGVPDKDGRKEILQVHTRGMPLSDAVDLEQYAENTHGFVGADLESLTRESAMNALRRIRPDLDLESEEIDAEVLESLQVTERDFKEALKGIQPSAMREVFVEVPDVSWNDVGGLEDTKERLRETIQWPLDYPEVFEQMDMEAAKGVLMYGPPGTGKTLLAKAVANEAQSNFISIKGPELLNKYVGESEKGVREVFEKARSNAPTVIFFDEIDSIAGERGQTTGDSGVGERVVSQLLTELDGLEELEDVVVIATTNRPDLIDQALLRPGRLDRHVHVPVPDEEGRKKIFEVHTREKPLADAIDLEWLAAETDGYVGADIEAVCREASMEATREFIDSVDPEEIDESVGNVRISKEHFENALTEIGPSVTPETRERYEEIEEEFQTAEPETEDQLGRTFQ, from the coding sequence CGGCCGGCTCCGACAGGAGGCGAACGTCGGGATCGACGACCGGGTCACCGTCGAGAAAGCAGACGTCAAGCCCGCCTCGTCGGTGACGGTCGCTTTGCCACAGAACCTCCGGATCAAAGGCGACATCGGGCCGCTCGTGCGTGACAAGCTTTCCGGCCAGGCCGTCACCGAGGGACAGACGGTGCCGTTCTCGCTGTCCTTTGGCCCGATGAGCCGCTCCGGCCAGTCGGTGCCGCTGAAGATCGCGAGCACCTCTCCGTCGGGCACCGTCGTCATCACCGACTCGACGAGCATCGAGATCTCCGAGACGCCGGCCGAACAGATAAGCGAGGCCGCCGGCGAGACGCCCGAGGGCGTCCCGAACGTCACCTACGAGGACATCGGCGGCTTAGACGACGAACTCGACCAGGTCCGGGAGATGATCGAACTCCCGATGCGCCACCCCGAGCTGTTCCAGCAACTCGGCATCGAGCCGCCGAAGGGCGTCTTGCTCCACGGTCCGCCGGGGACGGGCAAGACGCTGATGGCGAAAGCCGTCGCCAACGAGATCGACGCTCATTTCCAGACGATCTCCGGGCCGGAGATCATGTCGAAGTACTACGGCGAGTCCGAAGAGCAACTGCGCGAAGTCTTCGAGGAGGCAGAAGAGAACGCGCCCGCGATCGTCTTCATCGACGAACTCGACTCGATCGCCGCCAAACGCGAGGAAGCAGGCGGCGACGTCGAGCGCCGCGTCGTCGCACAGCTGCTCTCGCTGATGGACGGCTTAGAGGAACGGGGTCGGGTCACGGTCATCGCTGCGACGAACCGGATCGACGACATCGACCCCGCACTCCGACGTGGCGGCCGTTTCGACCGTGAGATCGAAATCGGTGTCCCCGACAAGGACGGCCGCAAGGAGATCCTGCAGGTTCACACCCGCGGGATGCCCCTGTCCGACGCCGTCGACTTAGAGCAGTACGCCGAGAACACCCACGGCTTCGTCGGGGCCGACTTAGAGAGTCTCACTCGCGAGAGCGCAATGAACGCCCTGCGTCGCATTCGCCCCGACCTCGACTTAGAGAGCGAGGAGATCGACGCCGAAGTGCTCGAGTCGCTGCAGGTGACCGAACGGGACTTCAAGGAGGCGCTCAAGGGCATCCAGCCCTCCGCGATGCGGGAGGTCTTCGTCGAGGTGCCGGACGTCTCCTGGAACGACGTCGGCGGCCTCGAGGACACCAAAGAGCGTCTGCGCGAGACGATCCAGTGGCCACTCGACTATCCCGAAGTCTTCGAGCAGATGGACATGGAAGCCGCCAAGGGCGTGCTCATGTACGGCCCGCCCGGCACCGGCAAGACGCTGCTCGCGAAAGCCGTCGCCAACGAGGCCCAGTCGAACTTCATCTCGATCAAAGGCCCCGAACTGCTCAACAAGTACGTCGGCGAGTCCGAGAAGGGCGTCCGCGAGGTCTTCGAGAAGGCACGCTCGAACGCTCCGACCGTGATCTTCTTCGACGAGATCGACTCGATCGCGGGCGAACGCGGACAGACGACCGGCGACTCCGGCGTCGGCGAACGCGTCGTCTCCCAGCTGTTGACGGAACTCGATGGGCTCGAGGAGCTCGAAGACGTCGTCGTCATCGCGACGACCAACCGGCCGGATCTGATCGACCAGGCCCTGCTCCGACCGGGCCGGCTCGACCGGCACGTCCACGTGCCCGTTCCCGACGAGGAGGGTCGCAAGAAGATCTTCGAGGTTCACACCCGCGAGAAACCACTCGCCGACGCGATCGATCTCGAGTGGCTCGCCGCCGAAACGGACGGCTACGTCGGCGCGGACATCGAAGCGGTCTGTCGCGAGGCATCGATGGAGGCCACTCGCGAGTTCATCGACTCGGTCGATCCCGAGGAGATCGACGAAAGCGTCGGCAACGTCCGCATCAGCAAAGAACACTTCGAGAACGCCTTAACGGAGATCGGCCCGAGCGTGACTCCCGAGACCCGCGAACGCTACGAGGAGATCGAAGAGGAGTTCCAGACTGCCGAACCCGAGACCGAAGACCAGCTCGGACGCACGTTCCAGTGA
- the bcp gene encoding thioredoxin-dependent thiol peroxidase, with amino-acid sequence MLDVGETAPEFVLQNQHGEMVRRSDFEGQRLVLYFYPRANTRGCTVEAQGFRDERSVFADRDVAIVGVSDDPVSDLASFADDHDLEFDLLSDENGEVSTLYESYGEKQMFGNTFDGVFRNTYVIDAEGTIEAVYEDVTPEGHAEEILADLGSTAVSH; translated from the coding sequence ATGCTCGACGTCGGCGAAACGGCACCCGAATTCGTACTGCAGAACCAACACGGCGAGATGGTTCGTCGCTCGGACTTCGAGGGGCAGCGTCTCGTCCTGTACTTCTACCCCCGGGCGAACACCAGAGGCTGTACCGTCGAAGCACAGGGCTTTCGAGACGAGCGGTCTGTCTTCGCGGACCGAGACGTCGCGATCGTCGGCGTTAGCGACGACCCCGTCTCCGATCTCGCGTCCTTCGCCGACGATCACGACCTCGAGTTCGACCTGCTCTCGGACGAAAACGGCGAGGTGTCGACACTGTATGAGTCCTACGGCGAGAAACAGATGTTCGGCAACACCTTCGACGGCGTCTTCCGGAACACGTACGTGATCGACGCCGAGGGGACGATCGAGGCGGTCTACGAGGACGTCACACCCGAGGGCCACGCCGAGGAGATCCTCGCGGATCTGGGATCGACTGCGGTCTCACACTGA
- the priS gene encoding DNA primase small subunit PriS, whose amino-acid sequence MEERTRAYLRGRFRDHYRRTEITPPPAATEREWGYIPWTSSPGTTMVRHRSLLELGDPSSFLERERPRHVYFSAGRYDDPGAGSMNEKGWRGSDLVFDLDADHLPGVTPGEDSYAEMLATCKDALRRLLDFLEDDFAFEELEVVFSGGRGYHVHVRDERVQDLESEHRREIVDYVRGIGLEFEELIETETVAGLGRETPTERRLLEADGGWGRRTHQRFVSFVDDLLECEEDDAIARLQEFDGIGERRAAAMLNAARNNREGLEAGNVTVHAAVSQLAERFVARTVEREHAPIDEPVTTDTNRLIRLPGSLHGGSALETVRIDREEIDDFDPLVDAVPETFHGHEVAVDVTSGGEIELGGDIFTVSDGDQSLPEYVAMFLMTRGRAEKEKERT is encoded by the coding sequence ATGGAGGAGCGAACGAGGGCGTACCTGCGTGGACGGTTCCGGGATCACTACCGCCGGACGGAGATCACGCCGCCACCTGCGGCCACCGAACGCGAGTGGGGGTACATTCCGTGGACCAGCAGTCCGGGAACGACGATGGTCCGGCACCGGTCGCTGCTCGAGCTCGGCGACCCGTCGTCGTTTCTCGAGCGCGAGCGTCCCCGTCACGTCTACTTCTCGGCCGGACGATACGACGACCCGGGTGCGGGATCGATGAACGAGAAGGGATGGCGCGGTTCGGATCTCGTCTTCGACCTCGACGCCGACCACCTTCCGGGCGTCACTCCGGGCGAGGACTCCTACGCCGAGATGCTGGCGACGTGTAAAGACGCGCTCCGTCGACTGCTCGACTTTCTCGAGGACGATTTCGCCTTCGAAGAGCTCGAAGTCGTCTTCTCCGGCGGTCGTGGCTACCACGTCCACGTTCGCGACGAGCGCGTCCAGGACCTCGAAAGCGAGCACCGCCGCGAGATCGTCGACTACGTCCGCGGCATCGGACTGGAGTTCGAGGAGCTGATCGAGACCGAGACCGTCGCGGGACTGGGCCGCGAGACCCCGACCGAACGACGTCTGCTCGAGGCAGACGGTGGCTGGGGGAGACGCACCCACCAGCGGTTCGTCTCGTTCGTCGACGACCTGCTCGAGTGCGAGGAAGACGACGCCATCGCGCGGCTGCAGGAGTTCGACGGCATCGGCGAAAGGAGAGCAGCGGCGATGTTGAACGCCGCCCGGAACAACCGTGAGGGACTCGAGGCGGGTAACGTCACGGTCCACGCCGCCGTCTCCCAGCTCGCAGAACGCTTTGTCGCACGGACGGTCGAGCGAGAGCACGCACCGATCGACGAACCCGTCACGACCGATACGAACCGACTGATCCGCCTGCCAGGGAGCCTCCACGGCGGCAGCGCCCTCGAGACGGTCCGGATCGATCGCGAAGAGATCGACGACTTCGATCCGCTGGTCGACGCCGTCCCCGAGACGTTCCACGGTCACGAGGTCGCCGTCGACGTCACCAGCGGGGGCGAGATCGAACTCGGCGGCGATATCTTTACGGTATCGGACGGTGACCAATCACTCCCGGAGTACGTCGCAATGTTTCTTATGACACGCGGCAGGGCGGAAAAGGAGAAAGAACGAACGTGA
- a CDS encoding winged helix-turn-helix domain-containing protein, which produces MSEEPDLSELLAVLDDEYARAILTETSVEPMSASTLSDRCDASLPTIYRRLERLEECHLVTEETELAADGNHYSVYEANLDSLELSLDDGEFALAVDYRDEDVADKFTRMWEGMR; this is translated from the coding sequence GTGAGTGAGGAGCCCGACCTCTCGGAACTGCTCGCTGTTCTCGACGACGAGTACGCACGAGCGATCCTCACCGAAACGAGCGTCGAACCCATGTCTGCCAGCACGTTGAGCGACCGGTGTGACGCTTCTCTGCCGACGATCTATCGTCGCCTCGAGCGACTGGAGGAGTGTCACCTCGTCACCGAAGAAACCGAACTCGCAGCGGACGGCAACCACTACAGCGTCTACGAGGCGAACCTCGACAGCCTGGAGCTCTCGCTCGACGACGGCGAGTTTGCCCTCGCTGTCGACTACCGGGACGAGGACGTCGCCGACAAGTTCACCCGCATGTGGGAGGGGATGCGATGA
- a CDS encoding DUF7521 family protein, whose protein sequence is MSRDVVRLDQATLFEMLTVASLFLVALVGTLIAYQAYRGYRRNDSTSMLYLAIGLLLLTLCPFLVNVTVNTLFGPDWIVIVFLENVSRLLGLVAITYSLYGRH, encoded by the coding sequence ATGAGCCGCGACGTCGTTCGCCTCGATCAGGCGACGCTGTTCGAGATGCTGACCGTGGCGAGTCTCTTTCTCGTCGCGCTCGTCGGGACGCTCATTGCCTACCAGGCCTACCGTGGCTACCGGCGAAACGACAGTACGTCGATGCTGTATCTCGCGATCGGTCTCCTGTTACTGACGCTGTGTCCGTTTCTCGTCAACGTCACCGTCAACACGCTCTTCGGTCCCGACTGGATCGTCATCGTCTTTCTCGAGAACGTAAGCCGGCTGCTCGGGCTGGTTGCGATCACGTATTCGCTGTACGGCCGGCACTGA
- the rdfA gene encoding rod-determining factor RdfA, giving the protein MADDTDSSRSRSKVGRVIDTYELDGIERELAQRWTRDEDRYSLRELAEFFNKRTLESALADAGVDTLDGELDNMYRLLTDDVSGGTRVQARRRLERAGIDVDALENDFVSYQAIRTYLTKYQDVEYERDDTDPVESSRDRILRLQGRMQTVSAGELEELKKRDHISLGEFDVFVNARVYCNDCETQFPIEDLLEERACDC; this is encoded by the coding sequence ATGGCTGACGACACTGACAGTTCTCGTTCGCGCTCGAAGGTCGGCCGCGTCATCGATACCTACGAGCTCGACGGTATCGAACGGGAACTTGCGCAGCGGTGGACCAGAGACGAGGATCGATACAGCCTCCGCGAACTCGCCGAATTCTTCAACAAGCGAACCCTCGAGTCGGCGCTTGCGGACGCTGGCGTCGACACGCTCGACGGGGAACTGGACAACATGTACCGTCTGTTGACTGACGACGTCAGCGGTGGCACGCGTGTGCAGGCTCGACGGCGGCTCGAGCGGGCGGGAATCGATGTCGACGCATTGGAGAACGACTTCGTCTCCTACCAGGCTATCCGGACGTACCTGACGAAGTATCAGGACGTCGAGTACGAACGAGACGATACCGATCCGGTCGAGAGCAGTCGCGACCGCATTCTTCGACTACAGGGTCGAATGCAGACGGTTTCGGCCGGCGAACTCGAGGAGCTAAAAAAACGGGACCACATCTCCCTCGGCGAGTTCGACGTGTTCGTCAACGCCCGCGTCTACTGCAACGACTGTGAAACGCAGTTTCCGATCGAGGACCTCCTGGAGGAACGTGCGTGCGACTGTTGA
- a CDS encoding IclR family transcriptional regulator: MADDRTQRPTANADGEIESSAAVKSNRTLFAIIDELQTRGSAGVTELANEIGFSKSTVHKHLTSLEEEDFVVNDGGRYRLGFRFLTIGGTLRDENDLCHQANVKAGELGNETDQMVLVSIKEEGRGIFTFVDRSRYDIKNIILGERFHLHATASGKAMLATHADEEIEEIVDDNGLTELTSSTITDKAELLERIGVIRERGYALNLEERQRGIRAVSAATTHPETGMACAMTVAGPANRLPKQELEGTYANAVLGAVNELELEMRY; encoded by the coding sequence ATGGCCGACGACAGGACGCAACGCCCGACGGCGAACGCGGACGGGGAGATAGAGTCGAGTGCAGCAGTAAAGTCCAATCGAACGCTGTTTGCGATCATCGACGAACTCCAGACACGCGGATCAGCCGGCGTCACCGAGCTGGCAAACGAGATCGGGTTCTCGAAGAGCACGGTTCACAAACACCTGACGTCTCTCGAGGAGGAAGACTTCGTCGTTAACGACGGTGGACGGTACCGGCTCGGGTTCAGATTTCTGACGATCGGCGGAACGCTCCGTGACGAGAACGACCTCTGTCACCAGGCCAACGTAAAAGCCGGCGAACTCGGCAACGAGACCGACCAGATGGTACTCGTCTCGATCAAAGAGGAAGGACGAGGGATCTTCACGTTCGTCGACCGGAGTCGGTACGACATCAAAAACATCATTCTCGGTGAACGGTTTCACCTGCACGCGACTGCCTCCGGGAAGGCGATGCTCGCGACACACGCCGACGAGGAGATCGAAGAGATCGTCGACGACAACGGACTGACCGAGCTGACGTCGAGTACGATTACCGACAAGGCGGAACTGCTCGAGCGGATCGGAGTCATCAGGGAGCGAGGGTACGCACTCAACTTAGAGGAGCGACAACGCGGAATACGAGCCGTCAGCGCCGCTACAACCCATCCGGAAACCGGAATGGCGTGTGCGATGACCGTTGCTGGCCCGGCGAACCGACTGCCGAAACAGGAACTCGAGGGGACGTACGCAAACGCCGTGCTTGGCGCGGTGAACGAACTTGAACTCGAGATGCGCTACTGA
- a CDS encoding GNAT family N-acetyltransferase — translation MEVREANSADLDAIEEIARRSLQASYALSPAIIDEAITQWYGHDAFASTLEQSDRLVLVATRGDEVVGFSENTVGTYSDVNWLHVMPRHRGRGVGSELFERSRSALQARGAEHLRGRVLNVNTDGNAFYEHHGLQKIDVNRVEIGGRSFVENVYGETEMATRKTVTTPEGGRLYVASETDQGSNGAFRAVYTDPERNDQYGYYCDRCDGLATAMDAMGRLECSECGNVRKPMRWDAAYL, via the coding sequence ATGGAAGTTCGCGAAGCGAACAGTGCAGATCTGGATGCGATCGAGGAGATTGCTCGTCGATCGTTACAGGCATCGTATGCACTCAGCCCGGCGATAATCGACGAGGCGATCACACAGTGGTACGGCCACGACGCGTTCGCGAGTACGCTCGAGCAGTCGGATCGGCTCGTCTTGGTCGCCACCCGCGGAGACGAGGTCGTCGGGTTCTCCGAGAACACCGTCGGGACCTACAGCGATGTCAACTGGCTTCACGTCATGCCCAGACACCGCGGCCGAGGGGTCGGCTCGGAGCTGTTCGAACGAAGTCGGTCAGCGCTTCAGGCGAGGGGAGCAGAGCACCTCCGTGGACGCGTCCTGAACGTGAACACCGACGGGAACGCGTTCTACGAGCACCACGGGCTCCAGAAAATCGACGTCAACCGAGTCGAGATCGGTGGACGGTCGTTCGTCGAGAACGTCTACGGCGAGACGGAGATGGCAACGCGAAAGACGGTGACGACGCCGGAGGGGGGACGGCTGTACGTCGCATCTGAGACGGACCAGGGGTCGAACGGGGCGTTCCGTGCCGTCTACACCGATCCCGAACGAAACGACCAGTACGGTTACTACTGCGATCGGTGCGACGGACTCGCGACAGCGATGGACGCGATGGGCCGTCTCGAGTGCAGCGAGTGTGGGAACGTTCGGAAACCGATGCGCTGGGACGCCGCATACCTCTGA
- a CDS encoding aldehyde dehydrogenase family protein, which produces MGVEAQSSPADADASDIVADLVARGRDAMSEISDYSQEEVDELVQAVGWAVYEEDRAVHLSEIAVEESDLGKVEDKIQKKRRKILGVLHDTLGEQSVGVIDVDEERGLVDIAKPVGVVGAVVPSTHPGTTPTALAMMALKGRNAIILSPSPRGEEVCELVVEYIHNELEKVGAPKDLVQMVPRPASKSKAYELMEQVDLLQVTGSSANVEQGQKCGTPNYCVGEGNAVALVDDTADIETVAERIHKSKTVDHATSCSADNNAAIVEEVYDDLIEALQDEGGYLCNETERQKIRDTLFPEGHGSLDTDLVAKPAEVLAEAADLENEAAHEANFFITEGTGIGPEYPLSGEKLAVVLNVFEVADIDEAIEVTNDVLAFEGAGHSCGIHTEDDDVVRKVGNEVDVARVIVNQPHAFANGGWYKNGLPNTLSEGGGTWAGNQFDWNVNYEHFIQTTTIARPLDGAEPYSEELFGSYVEEHV; this is translated from the coding sequence ATGGGAGTCGAAGCACAATCATCCCCAGCGGACGCAGACGCAAGCGATATCGTAGCCGACCTCGTTGCCCGTGGCCGCGACGCCATGTCGGAGATCAGCGATTACAGCCAGGAAGAAGTCGACGAACTCGTCCAGGCTGTCGGATGGGCCGTCTACGAGGAAGACCGTGCCGTTCACCTCTCCGAGATCGCCGTCGAGGAAAGCGACCTCGGGAAGGTCGAGGACAAGATCCAGAAGAAGCGACGCAAGATCCTGGGCGTGCTCCACGACACGCTCGGCGAGCAGTCGGTCGGCGTCATCGACGTCGACGAGGAACGCGGGCTGGTAGACATCGCCAAGCCGGTTGGCGTCGTCGGCGCCGTCGTCCCCTCGACCCACCCGGGAACGACGCCGACCGCGCTCGCGATGATGGCGCTGAAAGGTCGTAACGCGATCATCCTCTCGCCGTCGCCCCGCGGCGAGGAGGTCTGTGAGCTGGTCGTCGAGTACATCCACAACGAACTCGAGAAAGTCGGAGCGCCGAAAGACCTCGTGCAGATGGTCCCGCGACCGGCGAGCAAGAGCAAAGCCTACGAGCTGATGGAGCAGGTCGATCTGCTCCAGGTTACGGGCTCGTCCGCGAACGTTGAACAGGGCCAGAAGTGTGGAACCCCCAACTACTGTGTCGGTGAGGGCAACGCCGTGGCACTCGTCGACGACACCGCCGACATCGAGACGGTCGCCGAGCGGATCCACAAGAGCAAGACCGTCGACCACGCCACCAGCTGCTCGGCTGACAACAACGCCGCGATCGTCGAGGAGGTCTACGACGATCTCATCGAGGCCTTGCAGGACGAGGGCGGATACCTGTGTAACGAGACCGAACGCCAGAAGATTCGAGACACGCTGTTCCCCGAGGGCCACGGCTCGCTCGACACCGACCTCGTCGCTAAGCCGGCGGAGGTCCTCGCCGAGGCGGCCGACCTCGAGAACGAGGCAGCCCACGAGGCGAACTTCTTCATCACCGAAGGAACCGGCATCGGGCCGGAGTACCCGCTCTCGGGCGAGAAACTCGCTGTCGTCCTGAACGTCTTCGAGGTCGCTGACATCGACGAGGCGATCGAGGTGACGAACGACGTCCTCGCGTTCGAAGGTGCCGGCCACTCCTGTGGCATCCACACCGAAGACGACGACGTCGTTCGGAAAGTCGGCAACGAGGTCGACGTCGCCCGCGTCATCGTCAACCAGCCCCACGCGTTCGCAAACGGCGGCTGGTACAAAAACGGTCTCCCGAACACGCTCTCGGAAGGCGGCGGCACGTGGGCCGGCAACCAGTTCGACTGGAACGTGAACTACGAACACTTCATCCAGACGACGACGATAGCGCGACCCCTCGATGGCGCCGAACCGTACAGCGAGGAGCTGTTCGGCTCCTACGTCGAGGAGCACGTGTAA
- a CDS encoding NAD(P)-dependent oxidoreductase, with protein sequence MRSNRIGFIGLGIMGKPTAKNLVDAGYDVVVNDVRDDPVAELEDHGAESRETPAEVAEVSDTIITFLPKGEHVRKVALGDDGIVEGADEGQVLIDMSTIGPGMIREVADALADEGIRTIDAPVSGSEQGAREAWMRIMIGGDEHLVEEYREMFEVIGGQVTRVGDTGAGQVAKVCNNMIAAAEVASLSEALVFAEKAGISQEKLVEAIEGGAAQTWALETRAEGMIDGDLEPGFFGSYMYKDLSIAVDDGEEYGAPIPLSSINHELFKSLEEKGRGELDFSAVVTVYEDMAGLDE encoded by the coding sequence ATGCGTTCGAACAGAATCGGATTTATCGGCCTCGGAATCATGGGTAAACCGACCGCGAAGAACCTCGTCGATGCCGGATACGACGTCGTCGTCAACGACGTTCGCGACGATCCGGTCGCCGAACTCGAGGACCACGGTGCGGAATCGAGAGAAACGCCGGCCGAGGTCGCCGAGGTAAGCGATACTATCATCACGTTCTTGCCGAAAGGCGAGCACGTCCGGAAGGTCGCACTCGGCGACGACGGAATCGTCGAAGGTGCGGACGAAGGACAGGTGCTGATCGACATGAGCACGATCGGGCCCGGGATGATCCGAGAGGTCGCCGACGCTCTCGCCGACGAAGGGATTCGGACCATCGACGCCCCGGTCAGCGGCTCCGAACAGGGTGCACGGGAAGCGTGGATGCGGATCATGATCGGCGGCGACGAACATCTCGTCGAGGAGTATCGAGAGATGTTCGAAGTGATCGGCGGACAGGTCACGCGCGTCGGCGATACGGGCGCGGGACAGGTCGCAAAAGTCTGTAACAACATGATCGCCGCAGCCGAAGTGGCGAGTCTCTCCGAAGCGCTCGTGTTCGCCGAGAAAGCCGGCATCTCCCAAGAGAAACTCGTCGAGGCGATCGAGGGCGGCGCAGCACAGACCTGGGCGCTCGAGACCCGCGCGGAGGGGATGATCGACGGCGATCTCGAGCCGGGCTTTTTCGGCTCGTACATGTACAAGGATCTCTCGATCGCCGTCGACGACGGCGAGGAGTACGGAGCGCCGATCCCACTTTCTTCGATCAACCACGAACTGTTCAAATCGCTCGAAGAGAAAGGCCGGGGCGAACTCGACTTCTCCGCGGTCGTGACCGTCTACGAGGATATGGCCGGGCTGGACGAGTAA
- a CDS encoding iron-containing alcohol dehydrogenase, producing the protein MEHPTPTHGTRLIVSPSQVVVGAGAVEEVGDYADLYGSRALLIATEMIDDIHGDAVREHLSEAGIETVSYTDVRPDPTVENIESAYELWQREECDVIVTLGGGSSIDAGKGVGILAANEGSIRDFGVDRAGYEGVPNPTPPLLAVNTTAGTGSEATRSVVVTDESTDTKFLIVSKNVVPDVAVEDPELTLSLPQSHTAFTGIDALTHAIEAYVSVKSYSVPQDFARSAIRRIGRWMPIAWANGDDLEARTEMMIGQLQAGQAFTNSSVALVHGMARPLGAQLHIPHGLANAILLPYVMEFSAMAAPEEYAEIARLMDAADPDDTDREAAEKASEAVLELCEDVSLASYLDDFGEIPSREEYVDAVGKMAQDAIDSGSPDNNPRKPTREELEELFVTVYDDALAPDSPRRS; encoded by the coding sequence ATGGAACATCCAACACCGACGCACGGAACCCGACTCATCGTCTCACCCAGCCAGGTCGTGGTCGGCGCTGGCGCGGTCGAAGAAGTCGGCGACTACGCCGACCTCTACGGCAGCCGGGCGCTGCTCATCGCGACCGAGATGATCGACGACATCCACGGCGATGCAGTGCGCGAGCACCTGTCGGAAGCGGGGATCGAGACCGTCTCGTACACGGACGTTCGGCCCGACCCGACGGTCGAAAACATCGAGTCTGCGTACGAACTCTGGCAACGAGAGGAGTGTGACGTGATCGTCACCCTGGGTGGTGGTTCCTCGATCGACGCCGGAAAGGGCGTCGGCATCCTCGCCGCCAACGAGGGCTCGATCCGCGACTTCGGCGTCGACAGAGCGGGCTACGAGGGCGTTCCGAACCCGACCCCACCGCTTCTCGCCGTCAACACCACCGCCGGCACGGGCAGTGAGGCGACCCGGTCAGTCGTCGTCACCGACGAGAGCACCGACACGAAGTTCCTCATCGTCTCGAAAAACGTCGTGCCGGACGTGGCAGTCGAGGACCCGGAACTGACGCTGTCGTTGCCCCAGAGTCACACCGCGTTCACCGGGATCGACGCGCTCACCCACGCGATCGAGGCCTACGTCTCGGTCAAATCTTACAGCGTCCCACAGGACTTCGCACGGAGCGCGATTCGGCGCATCGGCCGCTGGATGCCGATCGCGTGGGCCAACGGCGACGACCTCGAGGCCCGGACCGAGATGATGATCGGCCAGCTCCAGGCCGGCCAGGCCTTTACCAACTCCTCGGTCGCGCTCGTCCACGGGATGGCCCGTCCGCTCGGCGCACAGCTGCACATCCCCCACGGGCTGGCAAACGCCATCCTGCTGCCGTACGTGATGGAATTCTCGGCGATGGCCGCACCCGAGGAGTACGCCGAGATCGCCCGGTTGATGGACGCGGCTGATCCCGACGACACCGATCGCGAGGCAGCCGAGAAGGCGAGCGAGGCCGTCCTCGAGCTGTGCGAAGACGTCAGCCTCGCGTCGTATCTGGACGACTTCGGTGAGATTCCGTCCCGCGAGGAGTACGTCGACGCCGTCGGCAAGATGGCCCAGGACGCGATCGACTCGGGATCGCCCGACAACAACCCCCGCAAACCGACCCGGGAGGAACTCGAGGAGCTGTTCGTGACCGTCTACGACGACGCGCTCGCACCCGACAGCCCGCGACGCTCCTGA